Proteins from a single region of Methanofollis sp.:
- a CDS encoding proteasome assembly chaperone family protein translates to MSAEPEIKITSKPLSGENPLVLMGFPGSGLVGSIALQYLVEQMEFEQIGNITSKYFPPVAMMAKGVINVPVRIYEKAETAAIVADIPIHPMICYEVANGIIDWLARYPVKEVITIAGIVTNEPEKRVFGVATREEMLERIRDETVILPMGSISGIAGSILTECKIRNLPGYGFLGETVNTPDPRSAAAALKVLNTLYGLDVDVEPLLEQAAEIEATMHKLAEDVQNAETPQKKDNLPMYG, encoded by the coding sequence ATGTCGGCCGAACCGGAGATAAAAATCACTTCAAAGCCCCTGAGCGGCGAAAACCCTCTCGTCCTCATGGGCTTCCCGGGCAGTGGCCTTGTCGGGAGCATTGCCCTGCAATACCTCGTGGAGCAGATGGAGTTCGAGCAGATCGGGAATATCACGAGCAAATACTTCCCGCCCGTCGCCATGATGGCAAAGGGCGTCATCAATGTCCCGGTCAGGATCTATGAGAAGGCGGAGACGGCGGCTATCGTCGCCGACATCCCGATCCACCCGATGATCTGCTACGAGGTCGCGAACGGGATCATCGACTGGCTCGCCCGGTATCCCGTGAAGGAAGTGATCACGATCGCGGGCATCGTCACCAACGAACCGGAGAAGAGGGTCTTCGGCGTCGCCACCCGGGAAGAGATGCTTGAGAGGATCAGGGACGAGACCGTCATCCTCCCGATGGGGAGCATCTCCGGGATCGCGGGGAGCATCCTCACCGAGTGCAAGATCAGGAATCTCCCTGGCTACGGGTTCCTCGGTGAGACGGTGAACACTCCCGACCCCCGCTCGGCGGCGGCGGCGCTGAAGGTGCTAAACACCCTGTACGGGCTGGACGTCGATGTCGAACCTCTCCTCGAACAGGCGGCCGAGATCGAGGCGACGATGCACAAACTCGCCGAAGATGTCCAGAACGCCGAGACGCCCCAGAAAAAAGATAACCTTCCGATGTACGGGTGA
- a CDS encoding DUF5611 family protein, with the protein MQEYPIKRGFKDGLGERMVASLSECFGVEPSEKDGRYTISYGALKMLAVSLGPKGSTVLVDTESDLAADDETILDTNRRFRKYLDAVTGYNSKERAKKMQKAE; encoded by the coding sequence ATGCAGGAATATCCGATTAAGCGGGGGTTTAAAGACGGGCTCGGGGAGCGGATGGTCGCCTCCCTCTCGGAGTGCTTCGGCGTGGAGCCGTCGGAGAAGGACGGCCGGTACACCATCTCGTACGGCGCCCTGAAGATGCTTGCCGTCTCCCTCGGCCCGAAGGGGAGCACGGTCCTTGTGGACACGGAGTCGGACCTTGCCGCGGACGACGAGACGATCCTGGACACGAACCGCCGGTTCCGGAAGTACCTCGACGCCGTTACCGGGTACAATTCCAAGGAACGGGCGAAGAAGATGCAGAAGGCCGAGTGA